From a region of the Leptolyngbyaceae cyanobacterium genome:
- a CDS encoding M4 family metallopeptidase, whose amino-acid sequence MTKSKKKLAKAKKCFHPHHPICCIVPPHMLREVIERGNALQRAWAFQTLSLSERIRGRREALGNLLGITPAGEKRRTIYDAKNSTELPGKLVRGEGDPPSHDEAVNEAYDATGATYDFFQNIYGRNSIDDRGMRLDSTVHYDIQYDNAFWDGSQMVYGDGDGEIFQRFTKSIDVIAHELTHGVTQHEARLIYWGQPGALNESFSDVFGTLVKQWLLQQTVEEADWIIGKELFTPNINGVGIRSMQAPGTAYNDPVLGKDPQPAHVNDMYRGSEDNGGVHINSGIPNYAFYIAAMEIGGYAWEKTGRIWYITLRDRLRPWSNFKAAADRTIGVAEYIYGVNSKEQKAVRHAWEKVGVL is encoded by the coding sequence ATGACTAAGAGCAAGAAAAAATTAGCTAAAGCTAAAAAATGTTTCCATCCACATCATCCGATTTGTTGTATTGTACCGCCTCATATGTTGAGGGAGGTAATTGAACGAGGTAACGCATTACAACGAGCTTGGGCATTTCAAACATTATCGCTTTCGGAAAGAATTCGCGGACGGCGGGAAGCGTTGGGAAATTTGTTAGGAATTACGCCAGCCGGAGAGAAGCGCCGCACGATTTATGATGCCAAAAATAGTACGGAACTTCCTGGGAAATTAGTACGGGGTGAAGGAGATCCACCCAGTCATGACGAAGCCGTTAACGAAGCGTATGATGCTACTGGCGCTACCTATGATTTCTTCCAAAATATTTACGGGCGAAATTCTATTGACGATCGCGGAATGCGCTTAGACTCCACCGTTCACTACGATATTCAATACGATAACGCCTTTTGGGATGGCAGCCAAATGGTTTACGGTGATGGAGATGGAGAAATTTTTCAACGTTTCACTAAATCAATTGATGTGATTGCTCATGAATTAACTCATGGAGTTACTCAACATGAAGCTCGTTTGATCTATTGGGGTCAACCTGGTGCGTTAAACGAATCTTTTTCTGATGTATTCGGTACTTTGGTTAAACAGTGGCTTTTGCAACAAACTGTAGAGGAAGCTGATTGGATTATTGGCAAGGAATTATTTACACCTAACATTAATGGTGTAGGTATTCGATCGATGCAAGCACCGGGAACGGCATATAACGATCCGGTATTAGGAAAAGACCCCCAACCTGCTCATGTAAATGATATGTATAGGGGTTCTGAAGATAACGGTGGCGTACATATCAATTCCGGGATTCCCAATTATGCTTTTTATATAGCGGCAATGGAAATCGGCGGCTATGCTTGGGAAAAAACGGGCAGAATTTGGTATATCACTTTAAGGGATAGATTGCGACCCTGGTCTAATTTTAAGGCAGCAGCCGATCGCACGATCGGAGTAGCCGAATATATCTACGGCGTGAACAGCAAAGAACAAAAAGCCGTTCGTCATGCCTGGGAAAAAGTGGGAGTGCTTTGA
- a CDS encoding protealysin inhibitor emfourin, with protein MQITFERTGGFAGIRIAKNFDTDTLSTEEANQLRQLIEAADFFDLPSNINGNNSQRDRFQYKLIVEERDRKHAVVVNEQSVPANLKPLLEWLKTAAARGK; from the coding sequence ATGCAAATTACTTTTGAACGTACTGGCGGTTTTGCGGGAATACGTATTGCGAAAAATTTTGATACTGATACCTTATCTACTGAAGAGGCAAATCAGTTGCGCCAACTAATTGAGGCTGCTGATTTTTTCGATTTACCATCAAATATAAATGGTAACAATAGTCAGCGCGATCGCTTTCAGTATAAGTTAATTGTGGAAGAGCGCGATCGCAAACACGCAGTTGTCGTAAACGAACAAAGCGTACCTGCAAATTTGAAGCCGCTACTGGAATGGTTAAAAACAGCAGCGGCAAGGGGAAAGTAG
- the fabG gene encoding 3-oxoacyl-[acyl-carrier-protein] reductase, whose translation MEVLPENYQRLRGQVAIVTGASRGIGRAIALALATEGANIAVNYASSSTAAEEVVAEITGAGGNAVALQADVSKADQVEAMVNAVMEKWGRVDILVNNAGITRDTLLLRMKPEDWQAVIDLNLTGVFLCTRAASKIMLKQRSGRIINISSVAGQMGNPGQANYSAAKAGVIGFTKTIAKELASRNVTVNAVAPGFIATDMTSNLKADDILKYIPLGRYGQPEEIAGMVRFLAADSAAAYITGQVFNVDGGMVMA comes from the coding sequence GTGGAAGTATTGCCAGAGAATTACCAACGGTTGCGCGGACAAGTTGCCATTGTTACGGGTGCTTCGAGAGGAATTGGTCGCGCCATTGCCTTAGCTTTAGCTACAGAAGGTGCAAACATCGCCGTTAACTATGCCAGTTCCAGTACTGCCGCTGAAGAAGTAGTAGCAGAGATTACAGGTGCTGGCGGTAATGCAGTAGCGCTGCAAGCCGATGTTTCCAAAGCCGACCAAGTAGAAGCGATGGTCAATGCCGTCATGGAAAAGTGGGGCAGAGTTGACATATTAGTAAACAACGCTGGTATTACTCGCGACACCCTGCTATTGCGGATGAAGCCAGAAGATTGGCAAGCCGTGATCGATCTCAACTTGACGGGGGTTTTTCTCTGTACCCGTGCAGCCAGTAAAATCATGCTCAAGCAACGTTCCGGTCGCATCATCAATATTTCTTCCGTGGCGGGACAAATGGGTAACCCCGGTCAAGCGAACTATAGCGCCGCTAAAGCTGGAGTGATTGGTTTTACTAAAACCATCGCCAAAGAACTCGCCAGCCGTAATGTAACGGTAAATGCGGTTGCGCCTGGATTTATTGCTACAGATATGACCAGCAACTTAAAAGCAGACGACATTTTGAAATATATTCCCTTGGGTCGCTACGGTCAACCAGAGGAAATCGCTGGAATGGTTCGTTTTTTGGCGGCTGATTCTGCTGCTGCTTATATCACCGGACAAGTGTTTAATGTAGATGGTGGTATGGTGATGGCTTAA
- the trxA gene encoding thioredoxin: MATKQQFNSFEELLSGSDVPVLVDFYATWCGPCQMMAPILEQVNTQMQGKIRVVKIDSDKYPVLASRYQIHALPTLVLFKNGQQVDRIEGVLAAPQLVQRLKSFV; this comes from the coding sequence ATGGCAACTAAACAACAGTTCAATAGCTTTGAAGAATTGTTATCTGGTTCAGACGTGCCTGTTTTGGTCGATTTTTATGCTACTTGGTGTGGCCCTTGTCAGATGATGGCTCCCATTCTAGAACAGGTGAATACTCAAATGCAGGGAAAGATAAGAGTTGTCAAAATCGACTCTGATAAATATCCGGTATTGGCTTCTCGATATCAGATTCATGCTTTGCCAACGCTGGTACTTTTTAAGAACGGTCAGCAAGTCGATCGCATTGAGGGAGTGCTTGCCGCACCTCAGTTAGTGCAACGGTTAAAGTCTTTTGTTTAA
- a CDS encoding 2OG-Fe(II) oxygenase family protein → MSGNLVEIPIIEFDRFSKGNTESQNIVADQIYDACHKIGFMYLKSNKISSTLIAQVFGQSQLFFNLPLPIKNRLSWSDEFSNRGYVAVEREKLNIHRPGDLKEAFNIGKEVDRNQLTTQKEQANLILNQWPTELTGFRETMLEFYQACSEFVQTLCQAFALALKLPDNFFTSNHNQQEHTLRLLHYPPLKESSKPGQIRAGEHSDYGSFTLLFQDEVGGLEVCTVNEEWVAAPSIPGTIVVNTGDLMQRWTNHVFCSTKHRVIIPNDDRINLSRYSIAFFCHPNNDTQISCIESCQDINHPPLYSPISAGDYLISRLQASY, encoded by the coding sequence ATGTCTGGTAATTTAGTGGAAATTCCCATTATCGAATTCGATCGCTTTAGTAAAGGCAATACTGAATCGCAAAATATTGTGGCCGATCAAATTTATGATGCTTGCCATAAAATCGGATTTATGTACTTAAAAAGTAATAAGATTTCCTCTACTTTAATTGCTCAAGTTTTTGGGCAATCCCAGCTTTTTTTTAACTTGCCATTACCAATCAAAAACAGATTATCTTGGTCTGATGAATTTAGTAATCGGGGCTATGTTGCTGTGGAAAGAGAAAAACTCAATATACACAGACCAGGAGATTTAAAAGAAGCATTTAATATCGGTAAAGAAGTCGATCGCAATCAACTTACAACCCAAAAAGAGCAAGCTAATTTAATTTTAAATCAATGGCCGACAGAATTAACCGGATTTAGGGAAACTATGCTGGAATTTTATCAAGCTTGTAGCGAATTTGTTCAAACACTATGCCAAGCTTTTGCCCTCGCTTTAAAATTACCAGATAACTTTTTTACATCTAACCATAATCAGCAAGAGCATACCTTAAGATTACTTCACTATCCACCCTTAAAAGAATCATCAAAACCAGGGCAAATTAGGGCTGGCGAACATTCTGACTATGGCAGTTTCACCTTATTATTTCAAGATGAAGTAGGAGGTTTAGAAGTTTGTACCGTTAATGAAGAATGGGTTGCCGCTCCCAGTATTCCAGGTACTATAGTTGTGAATACAGGGGATTTGATGCAACGTTGGACAAATCATGTATTTTGCTCAACCAAGCATCGAGTAATTATTCCTAATGATGATAGAATAAATCTTTCCAGGTATTCTATAGCATTTTTCTGCCATCCGAATAACGATACTCAAATTAGCTGTATTGAAAGCTGCCAAGATATTAATCATCCCCCTCTTTATTCACCTATTTCAGCAGGTGATTATTTAATCAGTCGATTACAAGCAAGTTACTAA
- a CDS encoding BMP family protein: protein MSKLNRKSFSFFILPVTIALLFGCNTPQNTQNSASPTAKQKPENTLSSVSQTNQQKLALVFGGPANDDSWNEAAYNAAQALKEKGVNVAISESVADADVARVLRQYAEQGYTLVVGHSYNHGDAVFQVAKEFPNINFAWAGSVGKTAPNVADYGQPFYQGAYLVGLVAGKLTKTGKLGAIYGFDIPACRAMGQAMLLAAKTIRPDATLTATAAGDWYDIAKAKEAGIAQAETGVDYWIGCGQGPSLGTIEAAKAKGGYATSYVGDMSDLGLNVVAANLLWNMEPIFNQMLNDIGNNQFANKYYQLSIKEDVIQVKTTPLVKDKVGNDTLTKLEETKQEIANGKLKVPFIPK from the coding sequence ATGTCAAAGTTAAACAGAAAATCTTTTTCATTTTTTATATTACCCGTTACTATTGCTTTATTATTTGGCTGTAATACGCCGCAAAATACTCAAAATTCAGCGTCCCCTACGGCAAAACAAAAGCCAGAAAATACCCTATCATCAGTTTCCCAAACCAATCAACAAAAATTGGCACTTGTTTTTGGTGGCCCAGCTAATGATGATTCGTGGAATGAAGCAGCTTACAATGCAGCACAAGCGTTGAAAGAAAAAGGTGTAAATGTGGCTATTTCCGAATCAGTAGCAGATGCTGATGTTGCTAGAGTGTTACGTCAGTATGCAGAACAAGGTTATACGTTGGTAGTTGGGCATTCTTATAATCATGGAGATGCCGTATTTCAAGTAGCCAAAGAATTTCCTAATATTAATTTTGCTTGGGCGGGGTCGGTTGGAAAAACAGCCCCTAATGTAGCTGACTACGGTCAACCTTTTTATCAAGGTGCTTATTTAGTTGGATTAGTAGCAGGAAAACTCACTAAAACTGGTAAATTAGGCGCTATTTATGGTTTCGATATTCCTGCTTGTCGGGCGATGGGACAAGCCATGTTATTAGCAGCAAAAACTATTCGACCTGATGCTACTTTAACCGCAACTGCTGCGGGAGATTGGTATGATATTGCGAAAGCGAAAGAAGCAGGAATCGCACAAGCAGAAACGGGTGTTGATTATTGGATTGGTTGCGGTCAAGGGCCAAGTTTAGGCACAATTGAAGCTGCCAAAGCTAAAGGAGGTTACGCTACTAGTTATGTGGGAGATATGTCTGATTTAGGGCTAAATGTAGTAGCAGCAAATCTACTGTGGAACATGGAACCAATTTTTAATCAAATGTTGAATGATATCGGCAATAATCAATTCGCTAACAAGTACTATCAACTTTCAATTAAAGAAGATGTAATTCAAGTGAAAACTACTCCTTTAGTAAAAGATAAAGTGGGGAATGATACTTTAACTAAACTGGAAGAAACTAAACAAGAAATTGCCAATGGCAAGCTAAAAGTGCCTTTTATACCTAAATAG
- a CDS encoding ABC transporter ATP-binding protein: MTINSSKTAVVEMRGISKRFAGVVANEQVNFDVQAGEIHALLGENGAGKTTLMNILCGLYEPDEGEIYLEEKQVRFHSPRDAIVSGIGMVHQHFMLVDSLSVSDNLVLGETSGILRESTQKLHHRIQSLSDNYNLQINPAAEVWQLSVGEQQRVEILKAIYRSAKVLILDEPTAVLTPQEVEGLLETLQSLAARGTAIIFITHKLNEVLAICDRVTVLRDGKNIGTVLTSETTEHDLAQMMVGREISEGVKKDNYLKPTIQESILTNNNLFIHDLWVENDRGLPALRGIDLAVSGGEIVGIAGVDGNGQKELEEAIVGLRKVKKGAIKIKSIIAHIPLDRYAMGLIADFPLSDNLVLRDIDKSPFNIRGLLQPKAIINYALDSIKRFAIRTSSVQTMAGNLSGGNAQRVILARELSREHHMILAAQPTRGLDINGIEYIHQKLIESRDAGVAILLISTELDEILKLCDRIAVLYEGEIFDIVDAKHADVQKIGLMMAGIKTIKF, from the coding sequence ATGACAATTAATTCAAGTAAAACTGCTGTCGTGGAAATGCGAGGAATTAGTAAGCGCTTTGCGGGAGTTGTCGCCAACGAACAAGTTAATTTTGATGTACAAGCTGGAGAGATTCATGCTTTATTAGGAGAAAATGGAGCGGGTAAAACTACTTTAATGAATATTCTCTGTGGTTTATATGAACCAGATGAAGGAGAAATTTATTTAGAAGAAAAACAAGTGCGTTTTCATTCACCCAGAGATGCGATTGTTTCCGGTATTGGAATGGTGCATCAGCATTTTATGCTGGTTGACAGCCTGAGTGTTTCTGATAATTTAGTACTAGGTGAAACAAGCGGAATTCTGCGAGAAAGTACGCAAAAATTACATCATCGTATCCAATCATTATCTGATAATTATAATTTACAAATTAACCCAGCCGCAGAAGTCTGGCAACTTTCCGTAGGCGAACAACAACGGGTAGAAATTCTAAAAGCTATTTATCGAAGTGCAAAAGTTTTAATCTTAGATGAACCTACTGCCGTGTTAACTCCTCAAGAAGTAGAGGGGTTATTGGAAACTTTGCAAAGTTTGGCTGCGCGAGGTACGGCAATTATATTTATTACTCACAAGTTAAATGAAGTATTGGCGATTTGCGATCGAGTGACAGTATTACGTGATGGTAAAAATATTGGTACTGTTCTTACTTCTGAAACTACCGAACATGATTTGGCGCAAATGATGGTAGGGCGCGAAATAAGCGAAGGAGTTAAAAAGGATAATTACCTTAAACCAACAATCCAAGAAAGTATACTTACCAATAATAATTTATTCATTCATGATTTGTGGGTAGAAAATGACCGAGGATTACCTGCTTTACGCGGTATTGATTTAGCAGTAAGTGGTGGAGAAATTGTCGGTATTGCCGGAGTAGATGGCAACGGACAAAAAGAATTAGAAGAAGCAATTGTTGGATTAAGAAAAGTGAAAAAAGGGGCAATCAAAATAAAGAGTATTATTGCTCATATTCCGTTAGATAGATATGCGATGGGATTGATTGCCGATTTCCCCCTTTCCGATAACTTGGTGTTGCGAGATATCGACAAATCGCCATTTAATATTCGAGGTTTATTGCAGCCAAAAGCAATTATTAATTATGCTTTAGATTCGATCAAACGGTTTGCTATTCGTACTTCTTCTGTGCAAACTATGGCTGGTAATTTATCAGGTGGTAATGCCCAAAGAGTGATTTTGGCTAGGGAACTTTCGAGAGAACATCATATGATATTAGCAGCCCAACCAACTAGGGGGTTAGATATTAATGGAATCGAATATATACATCAAAAATTGATAGAAAGCCGTGATGCTGGAGTGGCGATATTACTTATCTCTACTGAGTTAGATGAAATTTTGAAATTATGCGATCGCATTGCCGTACTCTATGAAGGAGAAATTTTTGATATAGTAGATGCTAAACACGCTGACGTGCAAAAAATTGGTTTAATGATGGCAGGAATAAAAACAATTAAATTCTAA
- a CDS encoding ABC transporter permease, whose product MDKLTYYITALHKARNFADRITPFSRIIAPILGAIAAFTIGGILIALNRVNPLQAYLVMITGAFGGSRQLTETILKATPLLIIGLGLTIAFRAKVWNIGAEGQYYIGALFGSIVALTFPNLSPWVLIPLILIAGIIGGMVWSGLAVILYIKRGVNIIISTLMLNYIAVLLIKYITRVPLRDPNGFLPQSAQFSSAAQISTIFGTRLHLGIILALLLVGFVYILLWRTPLGFKLRAVGYRASVARATGMNVNRSILTALMLSGGLAGIAGIIEVSYTETRLKGIISPGYGFSAILVALMGQLHPVGVLIAAILFSALTIGAEGLQVSLQVPAAVAQVIQSLVVLFVIMGDAIAKRIKS is encoded by the coding sequence ATGGATAAATTAACTTATTATATAACTGCCCTACATAAAGCAAGAAATTTTGCCGATCGTATCACTCCTTTCTCTCGAATTATAGCACCTATTTTAGGAGCGATCGCAGCTTTCACGATCGGGGGAATTCTGATTGCTTTAAATCGTGTTAATCCATTGCAAGCTTATTTAGTAATGATAACAGGTGCTTTTGGTGGAAGCCGCCAATTAACAGAAACAATCCTCAAAGCAACCCCTCTACTAATTATCGGTTTAGGATTAACGATCGCATTTCGTGCCAAAGTTTGGAATATCGGTGCAGAAGGGCAATATTACATCGGGGCATTATTTGGCAGCATCGTTGCTTTAACTTTCCCTAATTTATCACCGTGGGTATTGATTCCCTTAATTTTAATCGCGGGTATAATCGGTGGAATGGTATGGAGTGGATTGGCGGTAATTTTATACATTAAACGCGGGGTGAATATCATCATTTCTACTTTGATGTTGAATTATATAGCCGTTTTATTGATTAAATATATCACTCGCGTTCCCTTACGCGATCCCAATGGATTTTTACCACAATCTGCTCAATTTAGTAGTGCAGCACAAATATCAACTATTTTCGGTACTCGCTTGCATTTAGGAATAATTTTAGCCTTATTATTAGTAGGATTTGTTTATATTTTACTTTGGCGTACTCCACTGGGTTTTAAATTAAGAGCAGTTGGTTATCGTGCTAGTGTAGCACGCGCTACTGGGATGAATGTAAATCGGAGTATTTTGACAGCTTTGATGTTAAGTGGTGGATTAGCTGGAATCGCTGGAATTATCGAAGTTAGTTATACGGAAACTCGTTTGAAAGGTATTATTTCCCCTGGCTATGGATTTAGTGCCATTTTAGTAGCTTTGATGGGTCAATTGCATCCAGTAGGAGTATTAATTGCCGCGATATTATTTTCAGCTTTAACTATTGGTGCGGAAGGATTGCAGGTTTCTTTACAAGTACCTGCTGCGGTGGCGCAGGTGATTCAATCTTTAGTAGTATTGTTTGTGATTATGGGAGATGCGATCGCAAAACGAATAAAAAGTTAA
- a CDS encoding DUF29 family protein, translating to MTQELIDLRTSILEGRYGDALAIVDELEGMSKQAILRTIKSHLLVLLMHLIKNQIEKRLTNSWANSIRNAIREIKKQNLKDNKTSYYINEDEWENLIEEEVIEDAIADASEEVMSGKYTRSQLSEMLDRNQIMQIVIQLLALTYTHSAKELPALIESHLAQLPGGEDWRDRKQ from the coding sequence ATGACGCAAGAACTGATAGATTTAAGAACCAGTATCTTAGAAGGACGCTACGGCGATGCCTTGGCAATCGTAGATGAGTTAGAAGGAATGAGTAAACAAGCAATTTTGCGGACGATTAAATCTCATCTACTCGTTTTGTTGATGCACTTGATAAAAAATCAAATTGAGAAACGTTTAACAAATTCTTGGGCAAATTCGATTCGGAATGCAATCCGAGAAATTAAGAAGCAAAATCTTAAAGATAATAAAACGTCTTATTACATTAATGAAGATGAATGGGAAAATTTAATTGAAGAAGAAGTAATTGAGGATGCGATCGCAGATGCTAGTGAAGAAGTGATGAGCGGAAAATATACCCGTTCTCAACTATCGGAAATGTTAGATAGAAATCAAATTATGCAAATAGTAATCCAATTACTCGCTCTAACTTATACCCATTCTGCCAAAGAATTACCAGCTTTAATTGAGTCACATTTAGCACAGTTACCGGGTGGGGAAGACTGGCGCGATCGCAAACAATAA
- a CDS encoding DUF4336 domain-containing protein produces the protein MATTDVGLYEPINTLKPVAENLWIVDGPIIWMSAYFTKLPFPTRMTIIRLANGDLFVHSPIQLTNSLKTEIDALGKVRHLISPNKIHYAYIGEWGEVYPEAIKWACQGVRERAEKNGFNIVFDRDLNDRPDLAWADEIDQAIVHGSRFMEEVVFFHKPSRTLILADLIENFQKEKLGKKYGFLASFGGILDPDGKTPFDLQMTFWGNHEQAKKGVRQMLAWSPEKIILSHGRWYPSNGTDELKRAFRWLGKLEV, from the coding sequence ATGGCTACCACTGATGTAGGACTTTATGAACCAATCAATACTCTAAAACCTGTTGCTGAAAATCTTTGGATCGTAGATGGGCCGATTATTTGGATGTCAGCTTATTTTACCAAGCTTCCTTTCCCCACCCGTATGACAATCATCCGATTAGCCAACGGAGATCTGTTCGTTCATTCGCCAATCCAATTAACAAATAGCTTAAAAACAGAAATTGATGCTTTAGGCAAAGTTCGTCATCTGATTTCACCCAACAAAATTCACTATGCTTACATTGGAGAATGGGGAGAAGTTTATCCTGAAGCAATTAAGTGGGCTTGCCAAGGGGTACGCGAAAGAGCAGAGAAAAATGGTTTTAATATTGTTTTCGATCGCGATTTAAACGATCGTCCCGATCTGGCTTGGGCAGATGAAATAGATCAAGCGATCGTGCACGGTAGTCGATTTATGGAAGAAGTAGTTTTCTTTCATAAACCTTCCCGGACTCTCATTTTAGCCGATTTAATCGAAAATTTTCAAAAAGAGAAACTCGGCAAGAAATACGGATTTTTAGCAAGTTTTGGTGGCATCCTCGATCCAGATGGCAAAACCCCTTTCGATTTACAAATGACTTTCTGGGGAAATCACGAACAAGCAAAGAAAGGAGTTCGTCAAATGCTCGCTTGGTCACCAGAGAAAATCATTTTATCTCACGGTCGTTGGTATCCAAGTAACGGAACTGATGAACTGAAACGGGCTTTTCGTTGGCTGGGTAAGTTAGAGGTTTGA
- a CDS encoding ABC transporter permease gives MDWSQIFTWTFLIALLTAGIRLAIPILLAVLGEIITERAGVLNLGLEGVMLVGALAGFSVTYALEHGAGLPFFGAWVGLGAGLLAGILMGLLMAMMTVTFKADQVVAGVTLVLFGQGLTTYLYRQQFGSLTAQIAGLRDFSIPLLSQIPVIGEVLFIHNIMVYISVGLVFLCWFLLFRTRWGLEIRAVGENPAAADTSGINVERTRYVSLLLGSALSGLGGAVLTVAQLHLFREGVTAGRGWIAVALVFFARWNPVRALWGALLFGVADALQFRIQALGLKDLPYEFLLMLPYVLTLVVLLQRTKRSEVPAALGIPYFKGKR, from the coding sequence ATGGATTGGTCGCAAATCTTCACTTGGACATTCTTAATCGCCTTATTAACCGCCGGAATTCGCCTTGCTATTCCCATATTATTAGCCGTTTTAGGAGAAATTATTACCGAACGGGCAGGAGTTTTAAATCTCGGACTAGAAGGAGTAATGTTAGTTGGCGCATTGGCAGGATTTTCAGTTACTTATGCCCTAGAACATGGGGCGGGACTGCCTTTTTTTGGTGCTTGGGTGGGACTGGGTGCGGGATTGCTGGCGGGAATTTTGATGGGATTGCTAATGGCAATGATGACCGTTACCTTCAAAGCCGACCAAGTTGTAGCGGGAGTAACTTTAGTATTATTCGGTCAAGGTTTAACTACTTATCTTTATCGACAACAATTTGGTTCCCTGACAGCACAAATCGCTGGATTGCGAGATTTTTCAATTCCTTTGCTATCCCAAATTCCCGTGATTGGAGAAGTGTTATTTATCCACAACATCATGGTTTACATCAGCGTGGGATTAGTTTTCCTGTGTTGGTTTTTGCTGTTTCGTACTCGCTGGGGATTAGAAATTCGCGCTGTGGGAGAAAACCCCGCCGCCGCAGACACTTCGGGTATTAATGTGGAACGTACTCGCTATGTTAGTTTACTCCTGGGTTCGGCGCTGAGTGGTTTGGGTGGGGCAGTGCTGACAGTCGCCCAGTTACATTTATTTCGGGAAGGAGTGACAGCAGGAAGGGGTTGGATTGCGGTTGCTTTAGTATTTTTTGCCCGGTGGAATCCTGTTCGGGCGTTATGGGGTGCATTGCTATTCGGCGTTGCTGATGCGCTACAGTTTCGGATTCAAGCTTTAGGGTTAAAAGATTTACCTTATGAGTTTCTTTTAATGTTGCCTTACGTATTGACTTTGGTGGTACTTCTGCAACGTACTAAACGCAGCGAAGTACCAGCGGCTTTAGGGATTCCTTATTTTAAAGGGAAGAGGTGA